From Fusarium fujikuroi IMI 58289 draft genome, chromosome FFUJ_chr07, a single genomic window includes:
- a CDS encoding probable DNA-directed RNA polymerase, mitochondrial: MFVRQTRRSLALHKATALRSIGLPSRSLPSHITATNLGRRCVVSQPYQPRKRRGSESGPGLNHGRNLATAVDDYNFGQNLGALHSQLASSGLQPFQAPPPSYSDLRSLDPTSLLTIPEPVAPRQYGKINNKGVPGEVEEMIPVFDACVRVGKLDRASLVLKRLNLTGLLPGEEMIILHNQYLRASLDQLRMNPDRKQAERLHKWYELQIRNQNIPQTAETIACMLKASLISERGARLERLINRYMSMAPDEAGLRVLSRADILSDQDLGVITEICPTYRVEPGSEETSYVSLASEEEGFELEEDLGEDMAAFASEDYPEVRPTPQRGEGLNALRRNLNLMAELQNVDISKLDPLEQREFQMRLEKDSIDTAIEKWRNAKKKMDKMGINTALSAKAEDKSLSDCMHRWLVAMEARLRQEIIKVEESEEKEVKSEEDLERCIYGPILRMADPTRMAAVTILTLLNISALQGVDKGVVIHRLLNDVSRVAQDDIQTQLKEKAAKERRRLRKVQFLTDEKGAKAAELKKTTKTTEPIDARESTEANASTEAKESTEPDASTETTGKVRQKIITDAYEPTGAKDPVLSAWSMQVRARIGSILLKSLIETAKINVVKEHPISKERISQLQPAFSHMHAPKKGKKVGMLTINPELVDRLKREPLGDFLAKHLPMISEPRPWTRVNEGGFLVSRASLIRVKSGDVEQKLYANAAIKRGDMDQVFKGLDVLGKTPWRVNNQVLDVMVEAWNSGDAIANMPELTPNLEMPPEPTNSDPLLHRAWIRKVKQVENERGALHSQRCYMNLQLEIARAFRKQVIYFPHNMDYRGRAYPIPTYLNHMGADHTRALLKFAEGKRLGQQGLRWLKIHLANLYGFDKASFAEREAFATDNLANVRESVENPLNGSRWWLKAEDPWQCLATCFELKAAYDLPDPTDFVSNLPVHQDGTCNGLQHYAALGGDTWGAQQVNLVPSDRPADVYSAVANLVKESIEKDANAGSQIGKNCLGKITRKVVKQTVMTNVYGVTFAGAKQQVCKQLDALYPDMYKETGIPNLVTATYIAQHIFKALGTMFRGAHDIQYWLGEVGARVCKALTPAQLDQLQEEKDNKPAAKKTASGKSKDLDELTSQFRSTVVWTTPLRMPVVQPYRKAITREIRTCLQSISYPTQGQTEPVDRRKQLQGFPPNFIHSLDASHMLLSALKCDELGLKFAAVHDSFWTHAADVDILSGVLRDAFIRIHEEDVVGRLATEFEARYRGSLYLANIPNSSPAAIKIRQFRKTSKLTQREEVLLEHKRNTLLRSGNPWDIEAAKKIITPASIVEAMPAAQEEDPEIQHETEDIGGLGDIPESEGNLSSAVQEAVKNMEPSEDKIAEMSNKLLERLKQTSFEANVIQPKKEVKQNWKQITHFWRPLTFPDLPKKGDFDVKRLRESQYFFS; the protein is encoded by the exons ATGTTCGTTCGACAAACGAGGAGGAGCCTAGCTCTTCACAAGGCCACTGCCCTCCGATCAATTGGACTTCCTTCAAGATCTTTACCATCACACATCACAGCAACGAACCTGGGACGAAGATGTGTTGTTTCTCAGCCATACCAACCCCGCAAGCGCCGAGGCTCAGAGTCTGGCCCTGGGCTCAACCATGGAAGGAATCTCGCGACAGCTGTCGACGATTACAACTTTGGTCAAAACCTTGGTGCTTTACACAGCCAGCTTGCTAGCTCTGGTCTACAGCCTTTCCAGGCTCCCCCGCCATCCTACTCCGACCTTCGTTCCCTTGACCCGACGTCTCTATTGACAATTCCAGAGCCAGTAGCACCTCGACAATACGGCAAAATCAACAACAAGGGTGTTCCTGGTGAGGTGGAAGAGATGATTCCAGTCTTCGATGCTTGTGTACGCGTGGGCAAGCTTGATCGAGCATCTCTCGTTCTGAAGCGACTTAACTTGACTGGTTTGCTCCCTGGTGAAGAAATGATCATTTTGCACAATCAATATCTCCGCGCATCCCTCGACCAACTTAGAATGAACCCCGACCGAAAGCAAGCCGAACGACTCCACAAGTGGTACGAGTTGCAAATAAGGAACCAGAATATACCACAAACCGCGGAGACAATCGCATGCATGCTCAAGGCCTCACTGATCTCGGAACGTGGTGCCCGCTTGGAACGACTCATCAACCGTTACATGAGCATGGCTCCTGACGAGGCCGGTCTGCGGGTGTTGAGCAGAGCCGATATTCTCAGCGACCAGGACCTTGGTGTTATCACTGAAATTTGCCCTACTTACAGGGTCGAGCCCGGATCTGAGGAAACCAGCTACGTTAGTCTGGCAAGCGAAGAGGAGGGATTTGAACTGGAAGAGGACCTCGGTGAGGACATGGCGGCGTTTGCAAGTGAAGACTATCCCGAGGTCCGTCCGACACCCCAACGAGGAGAGGGTCTGAACGCTTTACGACGAAATCTGAACCTCATGGCCGAACTCCAAAATGTGGATATTTCCAAGCTGGATCCTTTGGAGCAGCGCGAATTCCAAATGCGCCTAGAAAAGGACTCCATCGACACTGCTATTGAGAAATGGCGAAacgcaaagaagaagatggataaGATGGGTATCAACACAGCTCTGAgtgccaaggctgaggataAGAGTCTTTCTGATTGCATGCACCGCTGGCTCGTAGCTATGGAGGCCCGTTTAAGACAagagatcatcaaggtcgaggaaTCCGAAGAAAAGGAAGTCAAGTCTGAAGAGGATCTCGAGCGCTGTATCTATGGTCCTATCCTTCGAATGGCAGACCCTACCCGAATGGCTGCAGTGACTATTCTCactctcctcaacatcagtgCATTACAGGGCGTTGATAAGGGTGTGGTCATTCATCGACTCCTCAACGACGTTTCTCGAGTAGCCCAGGACGACATTCAGACTCAGCTCAAGGAAAAGGCCGCAAAGGAGCGACGCCGGCTCCGCAAGGTCCAGTTTCTCACAGACGAAAAAGGGGCTAAAGCAgctgagttgaagaagacgacaaaGACAACTGAGCCGATAGACGCGAGGGAATCGACTGAAGCAAATGCTTCTACAGAGGCGAAGGAGTCTACGGAGCCTGATGCGTCTACCGAGACGACTGGGAAGGTCCGGCAAAAGATCATTACTGATGCTTATGAGCCAACTGGAGCAAAAGACCCTGTGCTATCAGCATGGTCTATGCAAGTGAGGGCCCGTATTGGATCGATTCTCTTGAAATCTCTCATTGAGACCGCCAAGATTAATGTTGTAAAAGAACACCCTATCTCAAAGGAACGGATCAGCCAACTCCAGCCTGCCTTTTCTCATATGCACGCTCCCAAAAAGGGGAAGAAGGTCGGAATGTTAACCATCAACCCAGAGCTTGTCGACCGGTTGAAACGGGAGCCGTTAGGTGATTTCCTTGCTAAGCACCTGCCTATGATTTCCGAACCTAGACCGTGGACTCGCGTCAATGAAGGAGGCTTCTTGGTTAGCAGAGCCTCCTTAATTCGTGTCAAGTCAGGAGACGTTGAGCAAAAGCTCTACGCCAATGCGGCCATCAAGCGTGGCGACATGGACCAAGTCTTCAAGGGCTTGGATGTGCTGGGGAAAACACCGTGGAGGGTCAACAACCAGGTTCTCGACGTGATGGTCGAGGCCTGGAACAGTGGTGatgccatcgccaacatgccAGAGCTCACGCCCAACCTTGAGATGCCTCCAGAACCCACAAACTCAgaccctcttcttcaccgGGCTTGGATTCGAAAGGTCAAGCAGGTCGAGAACGAGCGTGGAGCCCTTCATTCACAACGTTGCTACATGAACTTGCAATTAGAGATCGCTCGCGCGTTCCGCAAGCAAGTCATTTACTTCCCTCACAACATGGACTATCGCGGCCGTGCTTATCCTATCCCGACATACCTGAACCACATGGGAGCTGATCACACACGTGCTCTCCTGAAATTCGCCGAGGGGAAGAGACTTGGCCAGCAAGGTCTGCGATGGCTCAAAATCCACCTTGCCAATCTATACGGCTTCGACAAGGCCTCATTCGCCGAGAGAGAGGCATTTGCCACCGACAACCTTGCCAACGTTAGAGAGAGTGTCGAGAACCCTCTGAATGGTAGTCGATGGTGGTTGAAGGCTGAAGATCCTTGGCAATGCCTGGCCACTTGTTTCGAGCTGAAGGCTGCCTATGACCTCCCTGATCCTACCGACTTTGTCTCCAATCTACCAGTGCATCAAGATGGCACCTGCAACGGTCTCCAGCATTACGCAGCCCTTGGTGGTGATACCTGGGGTGCTCAACAGGTCAACCTCGTGCCTAGTGACCGACCTGCCGATGTATACTCGGCTGTCGCCAACCTCGTCAAGGAGTCGATCGAGAAAGACGCCAACGCAGGTAGTCAGATTGGAAAGAACTGTCTGGGTAAAATAACCAGAAAGGTAGTAAAGCAAACTGTCATGACCAACGTCTATGGTGTCACATTTGCCGGTGCTAAGCAACAAGTTTGCAAGCAGTTGGATGCCCTCTACCCAGACATGTACAAAGAGACTGGCATTCCGAATCTCGTGACCGCTACGTATATTGCACAGCATATCTTCAAAGCTCTTGGAACCATGTTCCGAGGTGCTCATGATATTCAGTACTGGCTTGGTGAGGTTGGTGCGCGTGTCTGCAAAGCCCTGACACCAGCCCAGCTCGATCAGTTGcaggaagagaaagataaCAAGCCTGCTGCAAAGAAGACTGCCTCGGGCAAGAGCAAGGACTTGGATGAGTTGACCTCACAGTTTCGATCTACAGTTGTGTGGACTACACCCCTGAGAATGCCTGTCGTGCAGCCTTACCGAAAGGCAATCACCAGAGAGATCCGCACTTGTCTGCAGTCTATCAGTTATCCTACACAGGGTCAGACAGAGCCCGTGGATCGCAGAAAGCAACTTCAAGGATTTCCCCCCAATTTCATCCATTCACTGGATGCCAGCCACATGCTTCTCTCAGCCCTCAAGTGTGACGAGCTCGGCTTGAAGTTCGCTGCCGTTCACGATTCCTTCTGGACTCATGCTGCGGATGTGGACATTCTGAGCGGAGTTTTGCGCGATGCCTTTATCCGAATCCACGAGGAGGATGTCGTCGGTCGATTGGCGACCGAGTTCGAGGCTCGATACAGGGGCTCGTTGTACCTAGCCAACATCCCTAATTCAAGCCCTGCTGCCATAAAAATCAGGCAATTCCGCAAGACGAGCAAGCTCACTCAAAGGGAAGAAGTGTTGTTAGAACACAAACGCAACACTCTTCTCCGCTCAGGCAATCCCTGGGACATTGAGGCAGCAAAGAAGATCATTACGCCTGCCTCCATCGTTGAGGCGATGCCAGCCGCGCAGGAGGAGGACCCCGAGATTCAGCATGAGACTGAGGACATTGGCGGCCTCGGAGACATTCCTGAATCGGAAGGCAACCTCTCGTCAGCAGTTCAGGAGGCCGTAAAGAACATGGAACCTTCAGAGGACAAGATTGCTGAGATGAGCAACAAGCTGCTTGAGCGTCTTAAGCAAACTAGTTTCGAGGCCAACGTTATCCAACCCAAGAAGGAAGTCAAGCAAAACTGGAAGCAAATCACGCATTTCTGGCGCCCGCTGACCTTCCCCGATCTCCCCAAAAAG GGTGATTTTGATGTAAAGCGGCTGCGAGAAAGTCAGTATTTCTTCTCGTGA
- a CDS encoding related to tRNA binding protein ARC1 → MASFASQTYTPTEEAEIQQWLTTSERLKSPEDKSTILETLDNHLSSRSTLLGSKPSKADVAIYETLAPIVAKWSPEERTGEKGHPHIVRHVDFVQNSPLFGLNVKDENKVQVDRDNVLYVKPPVDAKAEKEKKKKEAAAAAAATGGEASLVDRTKEKVKEVVETAKEKIATDKPKKEKKEKAPKQKAAPAPAAPLSPALIDLRVGHILKAINHPDADSLYVSTIAVGDKPGNEDYVEYEGQICRTVCSGLNGLIPLESMQGRKVVVVCNLKPVKMRGIKSCAMVLAASPKIKEGEVDDHKGPVELVTPPEGAKAGDRVWFEGWEGSPEGVLNPKKKIWETFQPGFTTTDGLEVAFDAGVVEQLGKTGRGRLVTESGGVCTVPSLKDAVVR, encoded by the coding sequence ATGGCATCCTTCGCCTCCCAGACCTACACTCCCACCGAGGAGGCTGAGATCCAGCAATGGCTCACCACCTCCGAGCGTCTCAAGTCCCCCGAGGACAAGTCCACCATCCTCGAGACCCTCGACAACCACCTCTCCAGCCGCTCCACCCTCCTCGGCAGCAAGCCCTCCAAGGCCGACGTCGCCATCTACGAGACCCTCGCTCCCATCGTCGCCAAGTGGTCTCCCGAGGAGCGAACCGGCGAGAAGGGACACCCCCACATCGTCCGCCACGTCGACTTTGTCCAGAACTCTCCCCTGTTCGGCCTCaatgtcaaggatgagaacaaggTCCAGGTTGATCGTGATAACGTCCTCTATGTGAAGCCTCCCGTTGacgccaaggctgagaaggagaagaagaagaaggaggctgctgctgccgccgctGCCACTGGTGGTGAGGCTTCGCTTGTTGATCGCaccaaggagaaggtcaaggaggttgttgagacggccaaggagaagattgcTACTGATAAGcctaagaaggagaagaaggagaaggctcCCAAGCAAAAGGCTGCTCCCGCCCCTGCTGCTCCTCTCTCCCCTGCTCTCATTGACCTCCGAGTCGGTCACAttctcaaggccatcaaccACCCCGACGCCGACTCCCTCTATGTTTCCACCATCGCTGTTGGCGACAAGCCCGGCAACGAGGACTACGTCGAGTACGAGGGTCAAATCTGCCGCACCGTCTGCTCTGGTCTCAACGGCCTCATCCCCCTCGAGTCCATGCAGGGCCGCAAGGTCGTCGTGGTCTGCAACCTCAAGCCCGTCAAGATGCGCGGCATCAAGTCCTGCGCCATGGTCCTCGCGGCCTctcccaagatcaaggagggtGAGGTTGACGACCACAAGGGCCCCGTTGAGCTCGTCACCCCCCCTGAGGGTGCCAAGGCCGGCGACCGTGTTTGGTTCGAGGGTTGGGAGGGTAGCCCCGAGGGTGTTCTcaaccccaagaagaagatctggGAGACTTTCCAGCCTGGTTTCACTACCActgatggtcttgaggttGCTTTTGATGCGGGTGTTGTTGAGCAGCTTGGAAAGACTGGCCGTGGACGTCTTGTTACTGAGAGTGGTGGTGTCTGCACTGTCCCCAGCCTCAAGGATGCCGTTGTACGATAA